From the Meriones unguiculatus strain TT.TT164.6M chromosome 12, Bangor_MerUng_6.1, whole genome shotgun sequence genome, one window contains:
- the Gas2l1 gene encoding GAS2-like protein 1 → MADPVAGIAGSAAKSVRPFRSSEAYVEAMKEDLADWLNALYGLGLPGSGDGFLTGLATGTTLCQHANAVTEAARALAAARPTRGVAFQAHSVAPGSFVARDNVATFIGWCRAELGVPEVLMFETEDLVLRKNEKSVVLCLLEVARRGARLGLLAPRLVQFEQEIERELRATPQVSSVPAAEEDAPEVATAQEAPARTPRMTLNDLRNLDELVREILGRCTCPDQFPMIKVSEGKYRVGDSSLLIFVRVLRSHVMVRVGGGWDTLEHYLDKHDPCRCSSTAHRLPQQRAGTFSPQRGSPTPSPRPGSPVPGSERRGSRPEVTPVSLRSTKEGPETLLRPRDQLPPLPRSRRYSGDSDSSASSAQSGPLGARSDDSATGCRREWPNHRLTPGLPASPRRPPAPRSQSRDRLERGRPRVAPGGRGSQPAAPSPARRARSQSREEQAVLVVRRDRDGQHSWVGRSRGGGGSGGSGRSTPQTPRARSPAAPRPSRGSSPGPELAATPASVFRTPLQLDPQQEQQLFQRLEEEFLANARALEAAASHNPDPPAPDSAYCSSSSSSSSLSVLVGGKCGPPGESGRTANGLPGPRSQALSSSSDEGSPCLAVGGSLDATSSLAGPEPSLTWARGRMDTQPDRKPSRIPTPRGPRRPSGPMELGPWRALQSVTPRTEPDSSM, encoded by the exons ATGGCGGACCCAGTGGCGGGCATCGCAGGCTCCGCGGCCAAGAGTGTGCGACCCTTCCGATCCAGCGAGGCCTACGTGGAAGCCATGAAGGAAGACCTGGCCGATTGGCTCAATGCCCTCTATGGTCTGGGTCTACCCGGCAGTGGCGACGGCTTCCTCACGGGGCTGGCCACAGGCACCACCCTGTGCCAGCATGCCAATGCTGTCACCGAAGCCGCCCGGGCTCTGGCCGCTGCCCGCCCAACCCGAGGTGTAGCCTTCCAGGCTCACAGTGTGGCGCCTGGCTCCTTTGTGGCCCGGGACAACGTGGCCACGTTCATCGGCTGGTGCCGGGCAGAGCTGGGCGTGCCTGAAGTGCTCATGTTTGAGACGGAGGACCTGGTGCTGCGCAAGAACGAGAAGAGCGTGGTGCTGTGCCTGCTGGAGGTGGCCCGGCGTGGGGCGCGCCTGGGCCTGCTCGCCCCCAGGCTGGTGCAGTTCGAGCAGGAGATTGAGCGGGAGCTTCGGGCCACCCCTCAGGTCTCCAGCGTCCCCGCTGCTGAAGAGGACGCCCCTGAAGTTGCTACCGCACAAGAGGCTCCCGCCCGCACACCGCGCATGACGCTCAATGACCTTCGGAACCTCGACGAGCTG GTGAGGGAGATCCTGGGCCGTTGCACCTGCCCAGACCAGTTTCCCATGATCAAGGTCTCCGAGGGGAAGTACCGAGTGGGAGACTCCAGCTTGCTCATCTTCGTGAGG GTGCTGAGGAGCCACGTGATGGTGCGCGTGGGTGGCGGTTGGGACACACTGGAGCACTACCTAGACAAACATGACCCTTGCCGCTGCTCCTCCACCG CCCACCGCCTGCCCCAGCAGAGGGCCGGGACCTTCTCCCCGCAGAGGGGATCGCCCACTCCCAGCCCCCGCCCCGGTAGCCCAGTTCCTGGGAGTGAGCGCCGGGGCTCCCGGCCCGAAGTGACCCCCGTCAGCCTGCGAAGCACAAAGGAGGGGCCTGAGACCCTGCTCAG GCCCCGAGATCAgctgccccccctcccccgctcccGCCGCTACTCCGGGGACAGCGACTCCTCAGCCTCCTCGGCCCAGAGCGGCCCCCTGGGCGCCCGCAGCGACGACTCGGCCACCGGCTGCCGGAGGGAGTGGCCCAACCACCGGCTGACCCCCGGGCTCCCGGCCTCCCCGAGACGGCCGCCGGCCCCTCGCAGCCAGTCTCGGGACCGGCTGGAGCGGGGACGGCCCCGCGTGGCCCCGGGGGGCCGAGGCTCTCAGCCGGCGGCCCCCAGCCCAGCGCGGCGCGCCCGCAGCCAGAGCCGCGAGGAGCAGGCGGTGCTGGTGGTGCGCAGGGACCGAGACGGGCAGCACTCGTGGGTGGGCCGGAGCAGGGGTGGCGGCGGATCTGGGGGTTCTGGAAGGAGCACCCCGCAGACTCCACGCGCCCGCAGCCCCGCAGCCCCCCGGCCTTCCAGGGGCTCGAGCCCAGGCCCAGAGCTGGCTGCCACGCCCGCCAGCGTCTTCCGCACACCTCTGCAGCTTGACccacagcaggagcagcagctgttCCAGCGCTTGGAAGAGGAATTCTTGGCCAATGCCCGCGCCCTGGAGGCTGCTGCCAGCCATAACCCTGACCCTCCAGCTCCGGACTCCGCTTACTGCTCATCCAGCTCCTCATCTTCATCACTCAGTGTTCTGGTTGGCGGCAAGTGTGGCCCCCCCGGGGAATCGGGCCGCACGGCCAATGGGCTGCCCGGGCCCCGCAGCCAGGCTCTGTCCAGCTCTTCCGATGAAGGCAGCCCCTGCCTTGCTGTAGGGGGGTCGCTGGATGCAACCAGTTctctggctggcccagaaccCTCATTGACCTGGGCAAGGGGGCGGATGGACACACAGCCAGACCGCAAGCCCTCACGCATCCCCACCCCTCGGGGACCCCGCCGCCCATCAGGACCCATGGAGCTCGGGCCTTGGCGTGCCCTGCAGTCGGTCACCCCAAGGACCGAGCCAGATTCTTCAATGTGA
- the Rasl10a gene encoding ras-like protein family member 10A isoform X1 produces MGGSLRVAVLGAPGVGKTAIIRQFLFGDYPERHRPTDGPRLYRPAVLLDGAVYDLSIRDGDITGSGSSPRSLEECPDPKDWSWQDTDAFVLVYDICSPDSFDYVKTLRQRIAENRPAGAPEAPILVVGNKRDRQRLRFGPRRALATLVRRGWRCGYLECSAKYNWHVLRLFRELLRCALVRTRPAHPALRLQGALHPARCSLM; encoded by the exons ATGGGCGGTAGCCTGCGGGTGGCCGTTCTGGGTGCTCCGGGAGTGGGCAAGACCGCCATCATCCGCCAGTTCCTGTTCGGTGACTACCCCGAGCGCCACCGACCCACGGACGGCCCCCGCCTCTACCGGCCCGCCGTGCTGCTCGACGGCGCTGTCTACGACCTGAGCATCCGCGACGGTGACATCACTGGCTCCGGCTCAAGCCCCAGAAGTCTCGAG GAGTGTCCGGACCCTAAAGACTGGAGCTGGCAGGACACGGACGCCTTTGTGCTGGTCTACGACATCTGCAGCCCCGACAGTTTCGATTACGTGAAAACCCTGAGGCAGCGCATAGCGGAGAACAG GCCGGCGGGCGCGCCAGAGGCACCCATCCTCGTGGTGGGCAACAAGCGGGACCGCCAGCGGCTGCGATTCGGACCCCGTCGTGCACTGGCCACTCTAGTTCGCCGGGGCTGGCGTTGCGGCTACCTCGAGTGCTCAGCCAAGTACAATTGGCACGTGCTGCGTCTCTTCCGGGAGCTCCTGCGCTGTGCTCTGGTGCGCACGCGTCCTGCGCATCCGGCCCTGCGCCTGCAGGGGGCGCTGCACCCAGCGCGCTGCAGCCTCATGTGA
- the Rasl10a gene encoding ras-like protein family member 10A isoform X2, translating into MGGSLRVAVLGAPGVGKTAIIRQFLFGDYPERHRPTDGPRLYRPAVLLDGAVYDLSIRDGDITGSGSSPRSLEECPDPKDWSWQDTDAFVLVYDICSPDSFDYVKTLRQRIAENRWKGSECINVTGSVRTAPGAFLDTLRQGLSLRSLDPPASPLLDSLLETLKSCLTR; encoded by the exons ATGGGCGGTAGCCTGCGGGTGGCCGTTCTGGGTGCTCCGGGAGTGGGCAAGACCGCCATCATCCGCCAGTTCCTGTTCGGTGACTACCCCGAGCGCCACCGACCCACGGACGGCCCCCGCCTCTACCGGCCCGCCGTGCTGCTCGACGGCGCTGTCTACGACCTGAGCATCCGCGACGGTGACATCACTGGCTCCGGCTCAAGCCCCAGAAGTCTCGAG GAGTGTCCGGACCCTAAAGACTGGAGCTGGCAGGACACGGACGCCTTTGTGCTGGTCTACGACATCTGCAGCCCCGACAGTTTCGATTACGTGAAAACCCTGAGGCAGCGCATAGCGGAGAACAG ATGGAAAGGATCTGAATGTATCAATGTGACTGGAAGCGTTCGCACAGCTCCTGGCGCTTTCCTGGAcaccttgagacaaggtctctcactacgTAGCCttgacccacctgcctctccacTGCTGGACTCGCTACTGGAGACACTTAAGTCATGCCTTACCAggtaa